The genomic window ACCGTTTACATCACGATGAATTATTTTGCTTGCAGCATCTTCATGCTCGCCTGTGGCTCTAGCTAAAGCAATGGCATCATCATCAAGATACATCATATCCAATAAATCTTTTGGCCAACCTTCATTTCTTAACCTTTGTAACATGCGCCAAGCCATAATTTGCACAGCAACATGCTCACTCCACATACTATCATTTAAACAACGCCAGTGGTTAGCATCCATATCAACATCACCATTAATTTGATCTAAACAAGTTTTACAAACTAAAACATCATTCCCTACATTTTCGTTCAACGACGGCGGAATTGTATATTGGTTTAAGTCTTCTTTTGAAGTACATAATTCGCAACTAGAATTGCTTCGCTCTTGTAATGTTTGTAAAACGCTCATAAGTATAAATTTAATTTTGCAATAGTACAGTAAAATAGAAGATTGAACAAATTTAGGTTTCTGTAATATTTTTATTAAATCAAAAAGGACGCAAGGTGCGCCCTCCCTTAAACTCAATTATCGTTATTTATTTTACTAGATCATGGATAAAAGTATACACGTAATCACCATGGACACCAGTAAAATAAGAACTCCACGTTTTTACTTTAGCCTTATTCTCATCATTCTCCGGAAAAGCCTCCGTAAACAATTCATCATCCCTATCAAACATATTTTCTAAATCACTTAATGAATCTAAAAAATATACTTCTAAATATTCCGTTTTGTCAGCACCCCAAGCATGAACATATGCCGAGTAACCTTTT from Algibacter sp. L1A34 includes these protein-coding regions:
- a CDS encoding PhnA domain-containing protein, producing MSVLQTLQERSNSSCELCTSKEDLNQYTIPPSLNENVGNDVLVCKTCLDQINGDVDMDANHWRCLNDSMWSEHVAVQIMAWRMLQRLRNEGWPKDLLDMMYLDDDAIALARATGEHEDAASKIIHRDVNGVILEAGDNVVLIKDLKVKGSSMVAKQGTAVRNIRLDHENAEFIEGKVGPTQIVIITKYVKKT